In Acropora palmata chromosome 7, jaAcrPala1.3, whole genome shotgun sequence, one genomic interval encodes:
- the LOC141887036 gene encoding uncharacterized protein LOC141887036 isoform X2 has protein sequence MKILRSHINLHLHHCPEKGLECQIPGCRRIVKRKEMKKHLIASAMSHLKIQSAEIQRLPREIHEKEREKSTRKLEEKSAVSFDWEVEQCGELTRPITSDTFSTGENKWRCLITEKNNLLFQLVSSRDPQTVQIRIHKEKRQEKELFVLQQATLKEGEMWGLNMPDIDNWIGDNGKLKITVIIYTLKF, from the exons GAGCCACATCaatcttcatcttcatcacTGCCCTGAAAAAGGCCTAGAATGCCAGATACCGGGCTGTAGGAGAATAGTAAAAcggaaggaaatgaaaaagcaTCTAATCGCTTCAGCAATGTCTCATCTAAAAATACAATCAGCGGAAATTCAACGCCTGCCTCGTGAAATTCACGAAAAG gaaagagaaaaatctaCCCGCAAGCTCGAGGAAAAGAGCGCAGTTTCCTTTGATTGGGAAGTTGAACAATGTGGGGAACTAACACGGCCGATTACAAGCGATACCTTCTCAACAGGCGAAAACAAGTGGAGATGCTTGatcactgaaaaaaacaatttgttgTTTCAGTTGGTGTCCTCGCGTGATCCACAAACTGTCCAGATACG gatCCATAAGGAGAAAAGACAAGAGAAGGAATTGTTTGTTCTCCAACAAGCAACACTCAAAGAAGGAGAGATGTGGGGATTAAATATGCCAGACATCGACAATTGGATCGGGGACAACGGGAAACTAAAAATAACAGTTATCATCTATACCCTAAAGTTTTAA
- the LOC141887041 gene encoding uncharacterized protein LOC141887041 isoform X1 → MISLRNPVRNMRNTGGMLSKITPLKRKLSRHLSSLEKTPLSEKDKERAQEILLASSAIEYISSEESDIVATENESSRGPKPRKIRKLGWERTKLRNLKARIDESHNESLSDTQRRTSAQLTRTRWAVRLSDN, encoded by the exons ATGATTTCACTACGAAATCCAGTAAGAAATATGAGGAACACAGGAGGAATGTTAAGCAAAATAACCCCCCtgaaaaga AAACTTTCCAGGCACCTCTCAAGCCTCGAGAAGACGCCATTGTCCGAGAAAGACAAGGAGAGGGCTCAAGAAATCCTCCTTGCGTCAAGTGCAATTGAGTATATTTCATCAGAAGAGAGTGACATTGTTGCCACTGAAAATGAGAGTTCCAGAGGCCCAAAGCCAAGAAAAATAAGGAAGCTCGGATGGGAGAGAACCAAGCTGAGAAATTTAAAAGCACGGATTGATGAGAGTCACAATGAAAGTCTGAGTGACACGCAGCGCCGTACAAGTGCACAGTTGACAAGAACTCGCTGGGCAGTTCGGCTCAGTGACAATTAA
- the LOC141887041 gene encoding uncharacterized protein LOC141887041 isoform X2 translates to MAKTVLGEVQSVYGMEKWKKAVIKDFHDFTTKSSKKYEEHRRNVKQNNPPEKKTFQAPLKPREDAIVRERQGEGSRNPPCVKCN, encoded by the exons ATGGCAAAAACAGTTTTGGGTGAGGTCCAATCAGTTTATGGTATGGAAAAGTGGAAGAAGGCTGTGATCAAAG attttCATGATTTCACTACGAAATCCAGTAAGAAATATGAGGAACACAGGAGGAATGTTAAGCAAAATAACCCCCCtgaaaaga AAACTTTCCAGGCACCTCTCAAGCCTCGAGAAGACGCCATTGTCCGAGAAAGACAAGGAGAGGGCTCAAGAAATCCTCCTTGCGTCAAGTGCAATTGA
- the LOC141886361 gene encoding uncharacterized protein LOC141886361 produces MREKDGHERVYKAIQYHEKRLKIAKEIGDRAGEGRAYGNLGNAYQSLGDYQKAIEYHEKDLKIAKEISDRAGEGGAYRNLGTAYQSLGDYQKAIQYHEKHLKIAKEIGDRAGEGGAYGNLGNAYQSLGDYQKAIEYHEKDLKIAKEISDRARKEGAYGNLGNAYQSLGDYQRAIQYHEKHFKIAKEIRDRAGEGRAYGNLGNAYKSLGDYQKAIEYHEKHFKIAKEIRDRAGEGGGYGNLGNAYKSLGDYQKAIEYHEEDLKIAKEIRDRTGEGGAYGNLGNAYQSLGDYQKAIEYHEKDLKIAKEIGDRAGEGGAYGNLGNAYQSLGDYQKAIEYHEKHFKIAKEIGYRAGEGRAYGNLGNAYQSMGDYQEAIEYDEKRFKIAKEIGYRAGEGGAYGNLGNAYKSLGDYQKAIEYDEKRFKIAKEIGDRAGEGGGYGNLGNAYQSLGDYQKAIEYDEKRFKIAKEIGGRDGEGGGYGNLGNAYKSLGEYQIAIEYHEKDLTIAKEIRDRAGEGGGYGNLGNAYQSLGDYQKAIECHEKHLKIAKEIGDRAGEGGAYGNLGNAYKSLGDYQIAIEYHEKDLTIAKEIRDRAGEGGGYGNLGNAYQSLGDYQKAIEYHEKHFKIPKEIGNRAGEGRAYGNLGNAYQSMGDYQKAIEYHEKRLKIAKEIGDRAGEGRAYGNLGNAYKSLGDYQKAIEYHEKHLKIAKEIGDRAGEGGAYGNLGNAYQSLGDYQKAIEYHEKNLKIAKEIGDRDGEGIAFHNIGIGFFSLGHFGNAADNFGSAVDAFNGVRACLKSKDDWKINFRELYETTNTFLWKSLLRLEKLDEALFAAERGRAQTLTDNLLIQYKLPASKLAATIHLKEIVSRFFTELSSPTLFLTIEGLTINIWLLRRGKKVTFRKGKLEGDRTDKFPVRALLQSCLEKIGTDVRVRCEDRSFDELTRDCPFSREVCEEVKKSFQSLDNPFKVFYDGIIGPIVDMLGPQDDEMVIVPDGALCFTPWAAVNESIRIRTVPSLTSYQLILNVPEGHHKKTGALLVGNPCLKDLKGVWHDLPCAQKEVQSIASILNTTPLVGRQATKAEVMKQMSSVGLIHIAAHGNELTGEIALSPNPGWTSQFPQEEDFILKMSDVQVANIRARLVVLSCCHSGRGRMLKGEGVVGIARAFLAAGARSVLVALWAIDDEATMVFMKSFYQHLKEGKTASVAVHQSIKCLRESKEFSEMRHWAPFQLIGDDVKIEFKVDDDVKE; encoded by the coding sequence atgagagaaaaagacGGACATGAGAGGGTCTACAAAGCCAttcagtatcatgaaaaacgtttgaaaattgcaaaagaaatcggtgatcgggccggagaaggacgagcctatggaaatctcggtaatgcttaccagtcactgggtgactatcaaaaagccatcgagtatcatgaaaaagatttgaaaattgcaaaagaaatcagtgatcgggccggagaaggaggagcttatcgAAATCTCGGTactgcttaccagtcactgggtgactatcaaaaagccatccagtatcatgaaaaacatttgaaaattgcaaaagaaatcggtgatcgggccggagaaggaggagcttatggaaatctcggtaatgcttaccagtcactgggtgactatcaaaaagccatcgagtatcatgaaaaagatttgaaaattgcaaaagaaatcagtgatcgggcccgaaaagaaggggcttatggaaatctcggtaatgcttaccagtcactgggtgactatcaaagaGCCATccagtatcatgaaaaacatttcaaaattgcaaaagaaatccgtgatcgggcaggagaaggacgagcttatggaaatctcggtaatgcttacaagtcactgggtgactatcaaaaagccatcgagtatcatgaaaaacatttcaaaattgcaaaagaaatccgtgatcgggccggagaaggaggaggttatggaaatctcggtaatgcttacaagtcactgggtgactatcaaaaagccatcgagtatcatgaagaagatttgaaaattgcaaaagaaatccgTGATCGgaccggagaaggaggagcttatggaaatctcggtaatgcttaccagtcactgggtgactatcaaaaagccatcgagtatcatgaaaaagatttgaaaattgcaaaagaaatcggtgatcgggccggagaaggaggagcttatggaaatctcggtaatgcttaccagtcactgggtgactatcaaaaagccatcgagtatcatgaaaaacatttcaaaattgcaaaagaaatcggttatcgggccggagaaggacgagcttatggaaatcttggtaatgcttaccagtcaatGGGTGACTACCAAGAAGCCATCGAGTATGatgaaaaacgttttaaaattgcaaaagaaatcggttatcgggccggagaaggaggagcttatggaaatctcggtaatgcttacaagtcactgggtgactatcaaaaagccatcgagtatgatgaaaaacgttttaaaattgcaaaagaaatcggtgatcgggccggagaaggaggaggttatggaaatctcggtaatgcttaccagtcactgggtgactatcaaaaagccatcgagtatgatgaaaaacgttttaaaattgcaaaagaaatcggtggtcgggacggagaaggaggaggttatggaaatctcggtaatgcttacaagtcactgggtgagtATCAAatagccatcgagtatcatgaaaaagatttgacaattgcaaaagaaatccgtgatcgggccggagaaggaggaggttatggaaatctcggtaatgcttaccagtcactgggtgactatcaaaaagccatcgagtgtcatgaaaaacatttgaaaattgcaaaagaaatcggtgatcgggccggagaaggaggagcttatggaaatctcggtaatgcttacaagtcactgggtgactatcaaatagccatcgagtatcatgaaaaagatttgacaattgcaaaagaaatccgtgatcgggccggagaaggaggaggttatggaaatctcggtaatgcttaccagtcactgggtgactatcaaaaagccatcgagtatcatgaaaaacatttcaaaattccaaaagaaatcggtaatcgggccggagaaggacgagcttatggaaatcttggtaatgcttaccagtcaatgggtgactatcaaaaagccatcgagtatcatgaaaaacgtttgaaaattgcgaaagaaatcggtgatcgggccggagaaggacgagcttatggaaatctcggtaatgcttacaagtcactgggtgactatcaaaaagccatcgagtatcatgaaaaacatttgaaaattgcaaaagaaatcggtgatcgggccggagaaggaggagcttatggaaatctcggtaatgcttaccagtcactgggtgactatcaaaaagccatcgagtatcatgaaaaaaatttgaaaattgcaaaagaaatcggtgatcgggacGGAGAAGGAATTGCTTTTCACAACATTGGAATTGGATTCTTTTCTCTTGGTCATTTTGGAAACGCGGCAGATAATTTTGGTTCCGCTGTGGACGCCTTTAATGGTGTGAGAGCTTGCTTGAAGTCTAAAGATgactggaaaataaactttcgtgAGCTGTACGAGACGACGAACACGTTCTTATGGAAGTCGTTGCTAAGACTTGAAAAGTTGGATGAGGCTTTGTTTGCGGCTGAAAGGGGACGAGCGCAGACTTTGACTGATAATTTGCTGATTCAATATAAACTCCCTGCATCCAAACTAGCTGCTACAATTCACCTCAAAGAGATAGTATCTCGCTTCTTCACAGAGCTTTCTTCACCAACACTTTTCCTAACAATTGAAGGACTAACGATCAATATCTGGCTTCTAAGGAGGGGAAAGAAAGTTACATTTCGGAAAGGGAAGCTGGAGGGTGATAGAACAGACAAATTTCCTGTGCGGGCGTTACTGCAATCATGTCTAGAAAAAATAGGAACTGATGTTCGTGTAAGATGTGAAGATCGCTCATTTGATGAACTCACCCGTGATTGCCCGTTTAGCAGAGAAGTGTGCGAAGAAGTGAAGAAGTCATTTCAGTCTTTAGACAATCCTTTTAAGGTATTTTATGATGGAATTATTGGCCCAATTGTTGACATGCTTGGACCTCAAGACGACGAGATGGTCATTGTTCCTGATGGTGCACTGTGCTTTACTCCATGGGCCGCAGTTAATGAATCGATTAGGATTCGCACTGTTCCATCTcttacaagttatcaattgatcttaaATGTACCCGAAGGCCATCACAAGAAAACAGGGGCGCTCTTGGTCGGAAATCCTtgcttgaaagatttgaaggGAGTCTGGCACGACTTACCATGTGCTCAAAAGGAAGTACAATCAattgcatcaattctcaaCACGACACCTCTAGTCGGGagacaggcaacaaaagctgaagtgatgaaacagatgtcgtcagttggtttaattcatattgctgcCCACGGAAACGAACTCACTGGAGAAATTGCCTTGTCCCCAAACCCCGGATGGACTTCACAATTCCCTCAGGAAgaagatttcattttaaagatgTCCGATGTGCAGGTTGCCAATATTCGAGCTCGCCTTGTGGTCttaagttgctgtcacagtggacgaggcagaATGTTGAAGGGCGAAggtgtggtcggtatcgcacgtgccttcttggcagctggtgctcgttctgtgttggtggcCCTGTGGGCAATAGATGACGAAGCGACCATGGtattcatgaaaagtttctaccaacacctgaaggaaggaaaaaccgcCAGTGTTGCTGTTCACCAATCGATAAAATGCCTTCGGGAATCTAAGGAGTTTTCTGAGATGAGACactgggctccattccaacttatcggagatgacGTGAAGATTGAGTTCAAGGTGGATGATGAtgtcaaagaatga